One Caulobacter segnis genomic window carries:
- a CDS encoding primosomal protein N', giving the protein MSRIASVLLPMPLPEAFDYAEPEGLDLSIGDHVAVPLGPRVIRGVVTALRDGTGGNRPLKVVQGRVDDPPLPPGVLAFVEWAARYSVDLPGWPLAMALRGLRHPPPKPDKVLVLTGAQPARMTPARLKVLAAAEGVKLSGAALASTAGVSAGVVKGLVDEGVLAVDFVEPERGLPQPDLSLPPRDLNPGQAACVEVLTQMLDAGGFQAALLDGVTGSGKTEVYLETVAAALKDPDAQVLVLLPEIALTQAVLARFEQRFGALPAEWHSGVSPPRRRQVWEAVASGDARIVVGARSALFLPFKKLRLVVVDEEHDSSFKQEEGFIYQARDLAVARAKIEGATVLLASATPSLESLYNAQIGRYRWLRLSARHGAAQLPDIGLIDMRRTPPEPGRWLSPPLIKAMAVTLQRGEQAMLFLNRRGYAPLVLCKACGEKMKSPDTDSWLVEHRYTGRLVCHLTGFSMKKPEACPHCGAKDSLVSIGPGVERVEEEARHIFPDARVAVFSSDTVMDAEAAKTLVATMAAGEIDILVATQAAAKGHNFPNLTLVGVVDADLSLRGGDLRAGERTFQLLAQAAGRAGRHEKPGRALLQTYSPDHAVMQALAAQDRDAFVEAEMGMRQDAGLPPFGRLAAVIASGPDGAALDAYVEALAAVIPNAEGVEVFGPADAPLAIVRGRRRKRFLVRAERNVDLQGFMAAWRARAKVPNSVRVVIDVDPYSFL; this is encoded by the coding sequence ATGTCCCGTATCGCTTCCGTCCTTCTGCCGATGCCGTTGCCGGAGGCCTTCGACTACGCCGAGCCGGAGGGACTCGATCTGAGCATCGGCGACCACGTCGCCGTGCCGCTGGGCCCGCGCGTGATTCGCGGCGTGGTCACCGCCCTGCGCGACGGGACGGGTGGCAACCGGCCGCTGAAGGTCGTGCAGGGCCGCGTCGACGATCCGCCGCTGCCGCCGGGCGTGCTGGCCTTCGTCGAGTGGGCCGCGCGCTATTCGGTGGACCTGCCCGGCTGGCCGCTGGCCATGGCCCTGCGCGGCCTGCGCCATCCGCCGCCCAAGCCCGACAAGGTGCTGGTCCTGACCGGCGCCCAGCCCGCTCGCATGACCCCGGCCCGCCTGAAGGTGCTGGCCGCCGCCGAGGGGGTGAAGCTTTCCGGCGCGGCCCTGGCCTCGACCGCCGGCGTCTCGGCCGGGGTGGTCAAGGGCCTGGTCGACGAGGGCGTCCTGGCGGTCGACTTCGTGGAGCCCGAGCGCGGCCTGCCGCAGCCCGACCTCTCCTTGCCGCCACGCGACCTGAACCCCGGCCAGGCCGCCTGCGTCGAGGTGTTGACGCAGATGCTGGACGCCGGCGGCTTCCAGGCGGCGCTGCTGGACGGGGTGACGGGGTCGGGCAAGACCGAGGTCTATCTGGAGACCGTCGCCGCCGCCCTGAAGGATCCGGACGCCCAGGTCCTGGTGCTGCTGCCCGAGATCGCCCTGACCCAGGCGGTCCTGGCCCGCTTCGAGCAGCGGTTCGGCGCGCTCCCGGCCGAGTGGCACTCGGGCGTCTCGCCGCCGCGCCGCCGGCAGGTGTGGGAGGCGGTGGCCAGCGGCGACGCGCGGATCGTGGTCGGGGCCCGCTCGGCCCTGTTCCTGCCGTTCAAGAAACTGCGCCTGGTCGTGGTCGACGAGGAGCACGACAGCTCGTTCAAGCAGGAAGAGGGCTTCATCTACCAGGCCCGCGACCTGGCCGTGGCCCGCGCCAAGATCGAGGGCGCGACCGTGCTGCTGGCCTCGGCGACGCCGTCGCTGGAGAGCCTCTACAACGCCCAGATCGGCCGCTACCGCTGGCTGCGCCTGTCGGCCCGCCATGGCGCGGCCCAGCTGCCCGACATCGGCCTGATCGACATGCGCCGGACGCCGCCGGAGCCCGGCCGCTGGCTGTCGCCGCCGCTGATCAAGGCCATGGCCGTGACCTTGCAACGCGGCGAGCAGGCCATGCTGTTCCTGAACCGCCGGGGCTATGCGCCGCTCGTTCTGTGCAAGGCCTGCGGCGAGAAGATGAAGTCGCCCGACACCGACAGCTGGCTGGTCGAGCACCGCTATACCGGACGGCTGGTCTGCCACCTGACGGGCTTTTCGATGAAGAAGCCCGAGGCCTGTCCGCACTGCGGGGCCAAGGACTCTCTCGTTTCGATCGGCCCCGGCGTGGAGCGGGTGGAGGAGGAGGCGCGACACATCTTCCCCGACGCGCGGGTGGCGGTCTTCTCGTCCGACACGGTGATGGACGCCGAGGCGGCCAAGACCCTGGTGGCGACCATGGCGGCGGGCGAGATCGACATCCTGGTCGCCACCCAGGCGGCGGCCAAGGGTCACAACTTTCCGAACCTGACCCTGGTGGGCGTGGTCGATGCCGACCTCTCCTTGAGGGGCGGGGACCTGCGGGCCGGCGAAAGGACCTTCCAGCTGCTGGCCCAGGCCGCCGGCCGGGCGGGACGCCACGAGAAGCCGGGCCGGGCCCTGCTGCAGACCTATTCGCCCGACCACGCGGTGATGCAGGCCCTGGCCGCCCAGGACCGCGACGCCTTCGTCGAGGCCGAGATGGGCATGCGCCAGGACGCCGGCCTGCCGCCGTTCGGCCGTCTGGCGGCGGTGATCGCCTCGGGCCCGGACGGCGCGGCCCTGGACGCCTATGTCGAGGCCCTGGCGGCCGTGATCCCCAACGCCGAGGGGGTCGAGGTGTTCGGCCCGGCCGACGCGCCGCTGGCCATCGTGCGCGGCCGCCGGCGCAAGCGCTTCCTGGTCCGGGCCGAGCGCAATGTCGACCTGCAGGGCTTCATGGCCGCCTGGCGGGCGCGGGCCAAGGTCCCGAACTCGGTCCGCGTGGTGATCGACGTGGACCCGTACAGCTTCCTCTAG
- a CDS encoding MDR family MFS transporter, which produces MTSQTFTDTERRTTLAALMIVFLLSALDQTIVSTAMPRIISELNGLNLYSWVTTAYLLTSTVMVPIWGKLGDIFGRKPVLITGISIFLAGSWLSGISGEFGTILGVPGMVQLIVFRALQGIGGGALFTTAFAIIADLYPPRERGKFAGIFGSVFGLASVLGPIIGGYFTDHGTVQVGTHTVAGWRWVFYVNLPLSLLSLFMVIVKMPPLEHRRAGKIDFLGAALLICAFVPLLLVLSLGGHNFAWGSPRSLGLFALAAVSLAAFVFVETRVSNPILPMHLFQNKVFTTANTAGFLISMAFMGVVMFLPLFLQLGRGVPATVSGMTMLPLMAGLIVGSTIAGQLVTKTGKYKPFMIAGASTLLVAVFLLHDLSKITSLPLLCLLLAFVGLGLGPGQSLFNIATQNAVDPRDLGVATSSNQFFRQIGSTVGAALAGTLLTARLANLPGGGLDLGKLEGMAVQAAAKGEAAHADPVLQAALVHAVSGVMVAALFVVAAGLAAILMIPAVPLRARQPVGDAPVLEKAEPTN; this is translated from the coding sequence ATGACCTCCCAGACCTTCACCGACACCGAGCGCCGCACCACCCTGGCGGCGCTGATGATCGTCTTCCTGCTCAGCGCCCTGGACCAGACGATCGTCTCGACGGCCATGCCGCGGATCATCTCCGAGCTGAACGGCCTCAATCTCTATTCGTGGGTGACCACCGCCTACCTGCTGACCTCGACGGTCATGGTGCCGATCTGGGGCAAGCTGGGCGACATCTTCGGCCGCAAGCCCGTGTTGATCACCGGCATCAGCATCTTCCTGGCCGGTTCGTGGCTGTCGGGGATCTCGGGCGAGTTCGGGACCATCCTGGGCGTGCCGGGCATGGTCCAGCTGATCGTCTTCCGCGCCCTGCAGGGGATCGGCGGCGGGGCGCTGTTCACCACCGCCTTCGCCATCATCGCCGACCTCTATCCGCCGCGCGAGCGGGGCAAGTTCGCCGGGATCTTCGGCTCGGTCTTCGGCCTGGCCAGCGTGCTGGGCCCCATCATCGGCGGCTACTTCACCGACCACGGCACGGTGCAGGTCGGGACCCACACGGTCGCCGGCTGGCGCTGGGTGTTCTACGTCAACCTGCCGCTCAGCCTGCTCTCGCTGTTCATGGTCATCGTGAAGATGCCGCCGCTGGAGCATCGCCGCGCGGGCAAGATCGACTTCCTGGGCGCGGCCCTCCTGATCTGCGCCTTCGTGCCCCTGCTGCTGGTGCTGAGCCTGGGCGGGCACAACTTCGCCTGGGGCTCGCCGCGGAGCCTTGGCCTGTTCGCCCTGGCCGCCGTGTCGCTGGCCGCCTTCGTCTTCGTCGAGACCCGGGTGAGTAACCCGATCCTGCCGATGCACCTGTTCCAGAACAAGGTGTTCACCACCGCCAACACCGCCGGCTTCCTGATCTCCATGGCCTTCATGGGCGTGGTGATGTTCCTGCCGCTGTTCCTGCAGCTGGGCCGGGGCGTGCCGGCCACGGTCAGCGGCATGACCATGCTGCCGCTGATGGCCGGCCTGATCGTGGGCAGCACCATCGCCGGCCAGCTGGTCACCAAGACCGGCAAGTACAAGCCGTTCATGATCGCCGGGGCCTCGACCCTGCTGGTCGCGGTGTTCCTGCTGCACGACCTGTCCAAGATCACCAGCCTGCCGCTGCTGTGCCTGCTGCTGGCCTTCGTGGGCCTGGGCCTGGGACCGGGCCAGAGCCTGTTCAACATCGCCACCCAAAACGCCGTCGACCCGCGCGATCTGGGCGTGGCCACCAGCTCCAACCAGTTCTTCCGCCAGATCGGCTCGACCGTCGGCGCGGCCCTGGCCGGGACGCTGCTGACCGCGCGCCTGGCCAACCTGCCAGGTGGCGGGCTGGATCTGGGCAAACTGGAAGGCATGGCGGTGCAGGCCGCGGCCAAGGGCGAGGCCGCCCACGCCGATCCGGTGCTGCAGGCCGCCCTGGTCCATGCGGTGAGCGGCGTGATGGTCGCGGCCCTGTTCGTGGTCGCCGCGGGCCTGGCGGCCATCCTGATGATCCCCGCCGTGCCCTTGCGCGCCCGCCAGCCGGTGGGCGACGCGCCGGTCCTGGAAAAGGCCGAGCCGACGAACTGA
- a CDS encoding TerC family protein, with product MTELLGLVTDPAAWAALVTLVVMEVVLGIDNLVFISILSNKLPPEHRTRVRRIGISLALIMRLVLLSTIAFIVGLTAPVFDLGINGPVGSHGEPGFETAFSWRDLILIAGGAFLIWKATKEIHHTVDPGKSDDVLEKDKATQVISNVGSAIFQIILLDLVFSIDSILTAVGMTDHLPIMIIAVIAAVTVMLLAADPLANFINNNPTVVMLALGFLLMIGTVLIAEGFGAHVPKGYIYTAMAFSAGVEGLNMLARKRGTKKEH from the coding sequence ATGACAGAACTCCTTGGCCTCGTCACCGACCCGGCCGCCTGGGCCGCCTTGGTGACCCTGGTGGTGATGGAAGTGGTTCTGGGGATCGACAACCTGGTCTTCATTTCGATCCTGTCCAACAAGCTGCCGCCCGAGCACCGGACCAGGGTCCGCCGCATCGGCATCTCGCTGGCGCTGATCATGCGCCTGGTCCTGCTATCGACCATCGCCTTCATCGTCGGCTTGACCGCCCCGGTCTTCGACCTGGGCATCAACGGCCCCGTCGGTTCGCACGGCGAGCCGGGCTTCGAGACCGCCTTCTCGTGGCGTGACCTGATCCTGATCGCCGGCGGCGCCTTCCTTATCTGGAAGGCGACCAAGGAGATCCACCACACGGTCGACCCCGGCAAGAGCGACGACGTGCTGGAGAAGGACAAGGCCACCCAGGTCATCTCCAACGTCGGCTCGGCGATCTTCCAGATCATCCTGCTGGACCTGGTGTTCTCGATCGACTCGATCCTGACCGCCGTCGGCATGACCGATCACCTGCCGATCATGATCATCGCCGTGATCGCCGCCGTCACCGTGATGCTGCTGGCCGCCGACCCGCTGGCCAACTTCATCAACAACAACCCGACCGTGGTCATGCTGGCCCTGGGCTTCCTGCTGATGATCGGCACCGTGCTGATCGCCGAGGGCTTCGGCGCCCATGTGCCCAAGGGCTACATCTACACGGCCATGGCCTTCTCGGCCGGCGTCGAGGGCCTGAACATGCTGGCCCGCAAGCGCGGGACCAAGAAGGAGCACTAG
- a CDS encoding CHAP domain-containing protein has translation MTKRTRTLLGSLAAAAMISLVPMSGANADGYWQCVPFARLMSGIQIFGDARTWWTQAAGKYDTGSVPKIGSVLSFKPTARMNLGHVAFVSQVLTDRVIQVTHANWSIIEGDRGQIEKDVTVVDVSPNGDWTEVKVWYDPIRDLGTTVYPTNGFIYQDAQATKIAMATSKIAMAQNAVVSAAKQAANQVASSVRASPLDIIGQAADSTDRIAALIEAAAGGGSSSNDNSNKPNAPR, from the coding sequence ATGACGAAACGGACGAGGACCCTTCTGGGTTCCCTGGCCGCTGCCGCCATGATCAGCCTCGTGCCGATGTCCGGCGCGAATGCTGACGGCTACTGGCAGTGCGTTCCGTTCGCGCGTCTGATGTCGGGCATCCAGATCTTCGGTGACGCCCGCACGTGGTGGACCCAAGCCGCCGGCAAGTACGACACGGGCTCGGTCCCGAAGATCGGCTCGGTGCTCTCGTTCAAGCCTACCGCCCGCATGAACCTCGGCCACGTGGCGTTCGTCAGCCAGGTGCTCACCGACCGGGTCATCCAGGTCACCCACGCCAACTGGTCGATCATCGAGGGCGATCGCGGCCAGATAGAAAAGGACGTCACCGTCGTCGACGTCTCGCCCAACGGCGACTGGACCGAGGTCAAGGTCTGGTACGACCCGATCCGTGATCTCGGCACCACGGTCTATCCGACCAACGGCTTCATCTATCAGGACGCCCAGGCGACCAAGATCGCCATGGCCACCAGCAAGATCGCCATGGCCCAGAACGCCGTGGTCTCGGCCGCCAAGCAGGCCGCCAACCAAGTGGCTTCGTCGGTCCGAGCCTCGCCGCTGGACATCATCGGCCAGGCCGCCGACTCGACCGATCGTATCGCCGCCCTGATCGAGGCCGCCGCTGGTGGCGGTTCGTCCTCGAACGACAATAGCAACAAGCCGAACGCTCCCCGTTAA
- a CDS encoding magnesium transporter CorA family protein produces MLRILRHGAPGFESGGLSPDWRVPADAVWIELVDPTRAEEVAVEQSIGLLLPTREEMAEIEASSRLYQEDGGTFMTATVLVNADGDLPTAAPVTFVLAGARLVTIRYVEPRAFSVFAAQAERQPSLCPNGLQTFLGLLDAIVDRTADILERTAAEVEVQSRAIFSRPRGAAFEQILNRLGRAQNINSKARDSLVSLARLLSFAALAEQFDGSKELRDHLKSLQRDVQSITDHSSYLAGNITFLLDAALGLINIEQNSIFKVFSVFSVIFLPPTLIAGIYGMNFEHMPELRWIEGYPIAIGLMFLAAGAPLLWFKRKGWL; encoded by the coding sequence ATGCTTAGAATCCTACGTCACGGCGCTCCGGGCTTCGAATCCGGCGGCCTGTCGCCCGACTGGCGGGTGCCGGCCGACGCCGTCTGGATCGAGCTGGTCGATCCCACCCGCGCCGAGGAAGTCGCCGTCGAGCAGTCGATCGGCCTGCTGTTGCCCACCCGTGAAGAGATGGCCGAGATCGAGGCCTCCTCGCGCCTCTACCAGGAGGACGGCGGCACGTTCATGACCGCCACGGTGCTGGTCAACGCCGACGGCGACCTGCCGACCGCCGCGCCGGTCACCTTCGTCCTGGCCGGGGCGCGCCTGGTCACCATCCGCTATGTCGAACCGCGCGCTTTCTCAGTGTTCGCCGCCCAGGCCGAGCGCCAGCCCAGCCTGTGTCCGAACGGCCTGCAGACGTTCCTGGGCCTGCTGGACGCCATCGTCGACCGCACCGCCGACATCCTCGAGCGCACGGCCGCCGAGGTCGAGGTGCAGTCGCGCGCCATCTTCAGCCGCCCGCGCGGCGCGGCGTTCGAGCAGATCCTGAACCGCCTGGGCCGGGCCCAGAACATCAATTCCAAGGCGCGCGACAGCCTGGTCAGCCTGGCCCGCCTGCTCAGCTTCGCGGCCCTGGCCGAACAGTTCGACGGCTCCAAGGAGCTGCGCGACCACCTCAAGTCGCTGCAGCGCGACGTCCAGTCGATCACCGACCATTCCAGCTACCTGGCCGGCAACATCACCTTCCTGCTCGACGCGGCCCTGGGGCTGATCAACATCGAGCAGAACTCGATCTTCAAGGTGTTCTCGGTCTTCTCGGTGATCTTCCTGCCGCCGACCCTGATCGCCGGGATCTACGGCATGAACTTCGAGCACATGCCCGAGCTGCGCTGGATCGAGGGCTATCCGATCGCCATTGGCCTGATGTTCCTGGCCGCCGGCGCGCCGCTGCTGTGGTTCAAGCGCAAGGGCTGGCTGTAG
- a CDS encoding pentapeptide repeat-containing protein — MSDAASPRPSLIRTLHASVVREAVEAHVRYLKGLPKGRRAVLQYVNLNNYELDGVDLSEADLTGALLGGASLRGAKLTRATLYGTDLRDSDLRDADLSRCDMRGACLRGANLGGANLANCDLREGVTAVQDDEKGLRILEHSKRPGELDYAMLQGANLAGAQMSGAFARQADFTDADLSNVTLQGARLTKACMDGANLSGANLHNAEMNQVSLRRAVMVGVDISGADLRDADLSEVLRAPPPIIYVDDEPLHEVLEAHELFCKSDGREGRVGKLADVDFRPLKRLKDRRLSGLNAPKAVFFGMDLDGVQLQGANLAGADLRGTKLRGADLRGARLVDAQLARADLTGAKLGPLKIAEERVIRTDLTRAVLRGANLEGASAPRARLIEADLTRAKLDGADLTGAEMPAGFSV; from the coding sequence ATGTCCGATGCCGCGTCTCCGCGACCGAGCCTGATCCGAACCCTGCACGCCTCCGTGGTGCGCGAGGCGGTCGAGGCGCACGTCCGCTACCTGAAGGGCCTGCCCAAGGGGCGGCGCGCGGTGCTGCAGTACGTCAATCTCAACAACTACGAGCTGGACGGCGTCGACCTGTCGGAAGCCGACCTGACCGGGGCGCTGCTGGGCGGGGCCTCGCTGCGCGGCGCCAAGCTGACGCGGGCCACCCTCTACGGGACCGACCTGCGCGATTCCGACCTGCGTGACGCCGACCTCTCGCGCTGCGACATGCGCGGGGCCTGCCTGCGGGGCGCGAACCTGGGCGGGGCGAACCTGGCCAACTGCGACCTGCGCGAGGGCGTCACCGCCGTGCAGGACGACGAGAAGGGCCTGCGGATCCTGGAGCACTCCAAGCGGCCGGGCGAGCTGGACTACGCCATGCTGCAGGGGGCCAACCTGGCCGGGGCCCAGATGTCGGGCGCCTTCGCGCGCCAGGCCGATTTCACCGACGCCGACCTCTCGAACGTCACCCTGCAGGGCGCCAGGCTGACCAAGGCCTGCATGGACGGGGCGAACCTGTCCGGCGCCAACCTGCACAACGCCGAGATGAACCAGGTCTCGCTGCGCCGCGCGGTGATGGTGGGCGTCGACATCAGCGGCGCGGATTTGCGCGACGCCGACCTGAGCGAGGTGCTGCGCGCCCCGCCGCCGATCATCTATGTCGACGACGAGCCCTTGCATGAGGTGCTGGAGGCGCACGAGCTGTTCTGCAAGTCCGACGGCCGCGAGGGCAGGGTCGGCAAGCTGGCGGACGTCGACTTCCGTCCGTTGAAGCGCCTCAAGGACCGCCGTCTCAGCGGCCTCAACGCGCCCAAGGCGGTGTTTTTCGGCATGGACCTGGACGGCGTCCAGCTGCAGGGCGCCAACCTCGCCGGCGCGGACCTGCGCGGGACCAAGCTGCGCGGGGCCGACCTGCGCGGGGCCCGCCTGGTCGACGCCCAACTGGCGCGCGCGGATCTCACCGGCGCCAAGCTGGGTCCGCTGAAGATCGCCGAGGAGCGGGTGATCCGCACCGACCTGACCCGCGCCGTGCTGCGCGGGGCCAATCTGGAGGGCGCCAGCGCCCCGCGCGCCCGGCTGATCGAGGCCGACCTGACCCGCGCCAAGCTGGACGGGGCCGACCTGACGGGCGCCGAAATGCCGGCCGGCTTCAGCGTCTGA
- a CDS encoding MipA/OmpV family protein → MIHAITPITLLCVVAALTLPTAVRAQESQNRAVVGLAGIYAPAYQGADDYRLLPFPVIDLKYGRFFANARRGVGADLVDGDTVDVGAGLTYVPGYRRRDAPAGIGRLSGGAGARISADARAGMVMASVSATKVLSGDVDGALVDASLALPLRASPRLTLIPSVSATWADGAYTRAYFGVSAAQAAASGLPAYRPGGGVKDVSASLSVNYRLNDKVSLGATGVITKLTGDAKDSPIVIDATQPAAFVSMSYRF, encoded by the coding sequence ATGATCCACGCCATCACGCCGATCACGCTGCTGTGCGTGGTCGCCGCCCTGACCCTGCCCACGGCGGTTCGCGCCCAGGAAAGCCAGAACCGCGCCGTCGTCGGCCTGGCCGGGATCTACGCGCCCGCCTACCAGGGCGCGGACGACTATCGCCTGCTGCCGTTCCCGGTGATCGACTTGAAGTATGGTCGCTTCTTCGCCAACGCGCGCCGGGGCGTGGGCGCCGACCTGGTGGACGGCGACACCGTGGATGTCGGGGCCGGGCTCACCTACGTGCCGGGCTATCGCCGCCGCGACGCGCCCGCCGGCATCGGACGGCTGTCGGGCGGCGCGGGGGCGCGGATCTCCGCCGACGCGCGCGCCGGCATGGTGATGGCCAGCGTCAGCGCCACCAAGGTGCTGTCGGGCGACGTAGATGGGGCCCTGGTCGATGCGAGCCTGGCCCTGCCGCTCCGGGCGTCCCCGCGCCTGACCCTGATCCCCAGCGTCTCGGCCACCTGGGCGGATGGGGCCTATACCCGAGCCTATTTCGGCGTCAGCGCGGCCCAGGCTGCCGCCTCGGGCCTGCCCGCCTACCGGCCGGGCGGCGGGGTCAAGGACGTCTCGGCCTCGCTCAGCGTCAACTATCGCCTGAACGACAAGGTCAGCCTGGGCGCGACCGGCGTGATCACCAAGCTGACCGG